GACACGGTTGACATTTAGAAGTTTTGCCGCACGGGTCTGGTTTCCGTTGGCCTTTATCAAGGCATTAATTAACTGCTGTTTTTCATCGGTTGTGTTATCCGGGCGCTCTTCATTTTCCGGCCGGGTGGATTGTTCGGCATCATTACCAATACGCTTTGGAATATGGTCGAGCTGGATTATCGGGCCGTCAGCCGTGACAAACGCGTAATCCATGGCATTCTTGAGTTCACGAATATTGCCGGGCCATTGGTATGCCATGAATAGATCCATCACGTCCCGGCTGACGCCGGAGATGGTTTTGCCGGTACTTTGATTGCACTGACGGATAAAGGTGTTTACAAGCAAAGGAATGTCTTCTCTCCGTTGCCTGAGCGGCGGCAGGTAAATGGGAATAACGTTGATTCTATAAAAGAGATCCTGCCGGAATTCATTGTTTTCAATTAGAACTTCAAGGTTTTTATTGGTGGCTGTTATAATTCTGACATCCACCCGTACAGGGGCGATATCTCCCACGCGTTCAAACCGTCCGGACTCAAGCACCCGCAACAGTTTGGTTTGCAGGGGCATGGGCATATCGCCGATTTCGTCCAAAAAGAAACTGCCCTGGTGTGCTGCCTCAAACCGCCCAATACGGTTGCTGTGGGCACCGGTGAATGCCCCTTTAACATGACCGAACATTTCGCTTTCCAGGACCGCCGGGTTTAAGGCTGCACAATTGAGCCGGATAAACGGCGCCTGTTTTCTGGCGCCATTCAGGTGAATGGCATCGGCAACCAACTCCTTGCCGGACCCGCTTTCTCCCAGAATTATTACAGGGGCCTTGGCGTTGGAAGCCTTTCGGATCATGTCAAACACGATTTCCATTTGCTGGGATTTGCCTGTCATGCCAAAGAAGTCATTGTCGTGGCTGCGTTGTCTGGCCAGCATATTCACCTGTTTATCCAGGCGCTCAAGCTCCGAGATATCGGTCAAGGTCTCAACCACTCCCACCACATTGTGGTGTTCATCTCTGAATGCCGCAGCATTTTTTAAAACAGGTAGATAGCTGCCGTCTTTGCGCTTGATCAGGCATCGGCACTTCTGCATTTCCGCCTCCTGGGGGGCGAACAGACGACACCAAACAGACTTATCTATAGGCGTCAGGGTCTGCTCACACGCGTCACACTCCAGCATACGGCAGGACATACCCACAGCCTGAGTCGAGGTATAGCCGGTCAGATTTTCAAAAGCCTTGTTTACCATCTGAATGGTGCCGTCCGGCCCAATGAACATCAGCCCATCGTTGATCGTGTTGACAATCTTCTCCCAGAACGCATCCATTTCGTGTTCATGTATCAGCATACGGCCCCTCACGATTGTTGCTCTGTTTAAACCGTTAAGCATATGTTTAAGATTTGCGTTAAATATTTAACATGTGTTTAAACATATTTAACACCTTGGGCGCTTGTCTGCCAGTATAAATTTCGGAAAATATCGTAAAAATAGCAGGTTGTGATTTCCATAGAATTCGGCATGGCCGTTGCAATTGTTTCATCAGGTTAGAAATAGGCAAAGAAAAGAGAAAACCAAGCGTTTGCATAGATCATGTATATAGCATCACGCTTAAATTTTTGTGGAGGTTCAATGCAGCTGAGCAGAAGACATTTTTTTAAAATCATGGGCGCGGCGACAGCCACGGCAACCGTTGCGCCTGCAACCGCCGACGCCTGGCAGTCCAAGGCCCCGCCTGATCCGTTCGGGTGCCTGGTGGATCTGACCCGGTGTGTGGGCTGCCGCAAATGCGAAGAGGCCTGTGCCGAAGTCAACCATTTGCCGACACCGGAACGGGCGGCCTGTCAATGTACTGTTTTTGAAAAGAAGCGGCGTCCGGATGACAAGGCCTATACGGTGGTCAACCGATATTTCCCCGGAACAGTGGATGAAAATGATGCCCCGGTTCCCACCTTTGCCAAGGTCCAGTGCATGCACTGCCAGGATCCGGCCTGTGTGTCGGCCTGCATTGTGGGGGCGCTGACCAAGGACGAAACCGGCGCGGTGCGCTACAATGTGGACAAATGTATCGGCTGCCGCTACTGCATGGTGGCCTGCCCCTTTGAGATCCCGGCATACGAGTATTTTGACCCTGTCACCCCCAGGGTGATGAAATGCACTTTCTGCTACGACAGGATATCAGAGGCTGGCGGACTGCCCGGATGCGCAACCATCTGCCCCACCGAGGCCCTGACATTCGGTAAACGCCAGACCCTGCTTAACGTGGCCAAAAAACGGCTGGCCCAGAACCCGGGCAAGTATATCGATCACATTTACGGGGAGAAAGAGGCTGGCGGCACTTCCTGGCTTTATATCTCGGCGGTGCCCTTTGAAACGGTCAATCTGCCGGAATTGCCGGATAAACCCATGCCAAAGTTGTCGGAAACCATCCAGCACTCGCTGTTCAGTTATCTGTGGTCTCCCATTGCACTTTTCAGCCTTTTGGGTGCGATCATGTTCGGCACACACAAGGCGGAAAAAACCAAAGAGACGCCTTCTCAAAAAGGAGGTCATGATGCATAAATCCATGGCATTAAGAAAACCGTTCTGGACCCCCGGGGTTTTGGTGATGGTGGTTTTTATGATTGCCGGTGCTCTCACCATTGTTGCCCGGTTTACCGGGGGAATCGGATATGTAGCCAATTTAAGTACGGCCCGGCCCTGGGGACTTTGGGTGGGCGTGGATGTGGCCACAGGCGTGGCCCTGGCTGCCGGCGGATTTACCACGGCGGCAGTGGCCCATATCTTTGGCCGGCAAGCCTATGAACCTGTTACCCGGCCGGCACTGCTCACCGCTGTTTTAGGGTACACCTTTGTGGTGCTTGGGCTCATCGTGGATATCGGCCGTTCCTGGGCGATCTGGAAACCCATGTTCAACTGGAATACCAACTCCGTATTATTTGAAGTGGCCATGTGCGTTATGTGCTATCTCAATGTGCTTTACCTGGAGTTCTTTCCCATTGTGGCCGAGCAGTTTAAAGGGAATGTAAACCTGCCTGGCCCGTTGGCCCTGCTCAACGGTATGGTGGATGGGATCCTGCACATCGGGGATGCCATTATCGACAAAATCATGTGGGCCTTGATTATTCTGGGGGTGGTGCTCTCCTGCATGCATCAGTCAAGTTTGGGGTCGTTGATGCTCATTGCCCCAACCAAACTGCATCCGCTGTGGTACACGCCCATTCTGCCGCTGTTATTCTTAACGTCAGCGTTTGCCGTGGGCTATCCCATGGTGGTGTTTGAAACCACCATTGCCACCTCTTCGTTCAATCTGGATTCAGAAATGAATATTCTGACGCCGTTAACCCGGATTACCATCTTTCTTTTAGGTCTCTACATGGCGCTCAAAATCGGAGATATGGCGGTCCGGGGCACCTGGATCTATCTTCTGGACGGCACGGCCCAGAGCAACGCCTTTGTGGTGGAGCTGGTTTTGGGTGTGATCCTTCCCTGGCTCATGTTGCTTTCTCCCAGAGTAAGGGCATCGCGCAAAGGGCTTTTTACGGCAGCAACGCTTATTGTGGCAGGCGTAGTCCTGAACCGGATCAATGTATTCATTGTCGGGTTTAAACCGCCGTTGAGTGACCCGGGGTATTTCCCTTCCATGGGGGAGATGATGGTGACCTTTGGATTGATTGCCACGCTTATGTTTATCTACAGGATCGCGGTGACCTATCTGCCGGTGCTGCAGGGATCACAGGAGGTGCCCAGATGATAAAAAGGATAATCGCCCTTGTTTTTATGGCAGGTGTAATTTTCATTGCCGCATCACCCTGCCAGGCGGTCAACACGTGGACCGCACCGGATCAGGAGGCGGCAAAAGAGCGGGCCAAGGAGACGGTTCCGTTTGTCAGTGAATACAAAGACGAAGGGCACACGGAGCGCAAAATGCGGCTTTTGAACCAGGGATTGTCCCTGTCGGATATTCATGATGTCTATTTTCTTTTGGACAGCCCCATTATTAAAAAACGCGAAGACCATTATGGTCCGGTCCGGTTTGCCCACAAACGGCATGCGGCCCTGATCCAGGATTGCACCCGGTGTCACCATTACCGCCCCAAAGATGATGAGGCGCTTGAGACTACCCGGTGTTCAGCCTGCCACCAGGATGCTTTTAACCGTGAACATCCGGAACGGATCGGCCTGAAAGCCGCCTATCATCAGCAATGTATGGAATGCCATAAGGCTGAAGCCAAGGGGCCGACAACCTGCACGGGGTGTCATCTGAAAAATGTCCCGGACCACACCAAGCTGGTTAACCTGCCGGACAATGCCGATCCGTTCCAGGTAACCGCCGAGTGTCTCAGGTGCCACGAAATCCAGGGCAAGGATATGATCAAAACCGCCCACTGGCTTTGGAAGGGGCCGTCTCCGTATACCACCGGCCACAGCAAGGAGATCCTGCACGGCAAGGCGGCCACGGCGCTGAATAATTATTGTATCAATGTCATCAGCAATGAGCCGCGTTGCACCAGTTGCCATGCAGGTTTCGGGTGGAAAGATGCAAGTTTTGATTTTACGGACATGTCAAAAATTGACTGTCTGGTGTGCCATGACACCACAGGTACCTACAAAAAAGAGCCCACGGCAGCGGGTATGCCGGCAACAGACGTTGATCTGAAGATGGTCGCCCAAAAGGTCGGACATTCCAGCCGTGCCACTTGCGGTGCCTGCCATTTCAACGGCGGGGGCGGCGATGCCATCAAACATGCCGACATGTCCAGGCAATTGCTGACCCCGGAACGCAGTTGCGACGTCCACATGGGGGGATATGATTTTGCCTGTACCGAATGCCACAAAACCCGGAATCACCGCATTGCGGGCCGTAGCACTTCGGTGCCCGTGGCCGAGGGCAAGGTTTCCTGTCAGGACTGCCATGGAGACAATCCCCACTACAGCGGCGGGCTTTTGGACCATCATCTGGATAATCACTGTAAAACGCTTGAGTGCAATGTGTGCCACTCTCCGGTATTTGCCAAGTGCAAACCCACTAAAACATATTGGGACTGGTCCCAGGCCGGGGATAAAGACAGAAAACCCCAAATGGATAAGTACGGCAAGCCCGATTATAACTGGAAAAAAGGCTTTTTTAAGTGGGAAGAGTCCGCCGTGCCCGATTATCGGTGGTATTCCGGATATATGCATCGGGTGCTTTTGGGAGACAAGGTAGACACCCATGCCGAAGTGATCAATCTGACCACGCCGGTGGGCTCCATTAAAGACCCTTCGTCAAAAATTACACCGTTTAAGATCATGAAGGGAATCCAGGCTGTGGATGCGGATCATGACACCGTTTTAGTTCCCCATCTGTTCCCCAGAAACAAAGAGGACAAGACTGCATTTTGGAAGAATCGAGATTGGGACAAGGCGTTTAAGGAAGGCATGTCCGTGGCAGGCCTGCCCTATTCAGGGTCATACAAATGGAAAAAGACCTGGATGTACTGGCGGCTTGAACATGAGGTGATGCCTGCGGATATGGCCCTTTCCTGTGCCCAGTGCCATGAAAGCTTAAAAGGGGAGACAACCTGTAACCGGTGTCACCAGGACAACCGCAATGTGGATTTCAAAAAAATAGCCCACAAGGGCACCGATTTTTCTTATATGAAGTCCAAAGGCCGGGATGTTGAGCATTTAATCAACAAAACCGATTATATAAATTTTAAATCCCTGGGATATAAAGGCGATCCCATTATACACGGAGGGCGGTTCAAACAGCTGCCCATGGGATACGGCACTGCGCCATAAATCCCGCCGGCTTCGATACAGGTCTTGGTCTTTTTTCAAAGAATTCAGCATGCAATTGATCAAGGCCTGTGCCGGGGCGGGGTTTTATCTTTAGATGATCCGGTTCACCCCGGTGGCAATGTTGTAGCAGTAATCCCCCATCTTCTCAAAGTTGGACAGCAGGGCGATGAAGAGCACCCCGGCATCCACGGAACAATTGCCGGCCCGGAGGCGTTCAATATGCTGGGAGCGCATCTCTTCACGCATCTGGTCAATGGTGTCCTCCATGTTTAAGGCCTTTTTGTAAAACCCTTCGGTTTTTTCCTGCATCTGATCCACCACCAATTGGAGAAACACCACCGCCTTGTCCGCAATCTTTGCCAGATCCGACTTTGCCTGGTCGCTGAATTCAATCTCGCTGTTGTAGATCCGTTCGACGGTCTTAGAGACATTTTCCATGGAGTCCCCTATCCGTTCAATATTATTTGTGATCCGCATCATCTCTGAGATCTCTTTAGCTTCGGGCTCATTTACATCCCCCTGGTAGATGGTGGTTAAATATTTGATGATGATCTTCTGGGTTTCGTCCAGATGCGCTTCCACCACCTCTCGTTCCCCGAGGATATCATCATCTCTTTTTTTTATGCAGGAGGCGGTCTTTTTCAGGGAGATCAAGACGAATTGGGCATTGTTGATGATTTCCCCCTTGACCTGGGCCAGGGCGGCGATGGGGGAGTCGATGAAGCTGGCATCAAATTGTGGAAGCTGATACCGTTCCCGGGATTTCTGGGGCCTGGGTGAAATCAGCATGGTTAGCTGAACCAGTCTGGGCAGCAAGAATAGAAATACAAGGGCATTGATGACGTTAAAGATGGTATGGCCGTTGGCAAGGTACCGGGCGCAGTTGATATACTCGTTGTTGACCACCGTGTCCAAGGGACCGGCCCCCAATTTTAAGGTGACGGTTTCAACCGCCGTTATAAAAAAGGGAAAGATCAGGAGGATGATACCCACCCCCACCACATTGAAAATCGTATGGGCATTGGCCGTTCTGTGGGCGTCCGGATTTTTGGAGCCAAGGGTGGCCAATTGGGCTGTAACGGTCGTGCCGACATTTTCTCCCAGCACCAGGGCCATTGCCGTGGGGAAGGTCATCAGTCCCGAAGTTGCCAGGGCCATGGTCAGACCCACCGTAGCCGAGGAAGACTGCACCATGATCGTTAAGATGGTCCCCATTGAAACACAGAGCAGAATGCCGCCCAGGGTTTCCGTGGAAAAGGTGGTAAAAAAAGAGATGAACTGGGGATCTGATTTGATGGGGGTCAGTCCTTGTTTCATTACGGCCATGCCGTAAAACAGGATACCGAAGCCAAGGATGATGTCTCCGATATAGCGGTAGGTCCGTTTTTTGGAAAAATATTTCAGTCCCACCCCAAGGGCTACGGCCGGAAGGGCAGCCTCTGTAAGCTTAAAAGCGATCATCTGCCCCGTAATGGTCGTGCCGATATTCGCACCGATGACCACCCCGACGGCCTGCTCGATGGACATGATACCGGCACTTACAAACCCGATAAGCATCACCGTGGTCGCCGACGATGATTGAACCATGGCCGTTACCCCGGCCCCGGTTAAACATCCCATGATACGGTTTGAGGAGATGGCCTCAAGAATCCGCCGGATTTTCTGGCCGGCTGTGGCTTGAAGGCCATCTGTCATGGTCTTCATTCCCAGGATAAAAAGGCCTAACCCTCCCAGGGTTTCGATCAGAATTTTTAAGATATCCAAAATGTTATGCCTTTTTAATCAGGTGTATATCGGGCTAACTAAATCCTAACAAACATCTAACAAATGGGGGTCTTATATCTTAAATGCCGGAAGTTTTCAATGACTTGTGGTGCCTGTCAGGCCGTTGCCTGGTCCGGCCTGCAGATACTATTAGGACGGCTTTGAGCGGACAGTTTTTTGTTAAAGCGTTAAGAGGGCGTTACTGACGGTTAAACGTTTCATAGTTCTAAATGCATGGGTTTTGCTGGTCTTGCAGAACGGATTCCCGGGGAAAATATGAAATAAATCAGTTTCTTATTTATCATATATTTGAAAAAGCCTCATTTTTTTCTTGACTTGAGTTTATTTATATATAATAAATTTATTTTAATTAAAGTGAATAAATTGATGATGAATTTTATTAACCTACTACAGGCTCTACTTCTTATCGAGGAGGTGGTTCTAAACACCTCCGGGCGAAGGGGCTCTTAGTGGCATAATATTCATAAGTGAAATCAAAAGCCGTTATCAGCCCCTGCCGGGCAGATAGCGGCTTTTTTATTTTTATCCAAATATAAAAACAATAATAAAGGAAAGAACATGGCGATCAAACAAAATGAAAGTGGTACGTGGGTACTGGAACAGACCCAGATTCCGGACGAGGCCAGACAGGAAGTGGAAATCTTTGACACCACCCTGCGGGATGGGGAGCAGGGCGGGGTAACCTTTAAAGGGGATTCAAAATTTAAAATTGCCCGGTTTCTGGCTGACACGGGGGTCAGCACTATAGAGGTGGGCTTTCCCAGTTCCACCCCCCTGGAGTTTGACACGGTAAAACACATTGCCGATACCGTGGAAGGGCCCAATATCTGCGGGCTGACCACTATGGATCTTGAAAATATCAAGCGGACATGGCAGGCCCTGGAAAATAACCCCAACCCCACCATCCACGTATTCACCCTTAATATTGATGAGGCCTCCATTCGGGCATATAAGGCTGACCCCAGTGAACAGATTGAAAAAGCCTCCCGGGCCGTTGCCTATGCTAAGGAATTGATGGGCGGTAAGGGCCGGGTGGAATTTTCAGCCCAGAACACCATTCTGGCCTTGTCCCAGTCCCTGAATCCGGAATATAATTTTCTGCAGGAGTATATCTCTAAAATCTATGGCCATGCAATTAAGGCCGGCGCAGACGTGATCAACATCCCCCATACCGTGGCCAAGGGCATTGAAATTGAAATCCAAGAAGCCATCCGGTACTTTAAAACGCTTGTGAAAGGCACCGATGACGTTATCTTAAGTTTCCACGCCCACAATGATTACGGCGTCAGTGTGGCTGACACCCTTGCTGCCGTCAAAGAGGGAATCCGGCAGGTGGAAGGCACCTGGTATTCACTGGGGGAAAGGGCAGGCAATACACCGCTGGAGCAGGTGATCATGAATCTGTCACTGAAGCCGGCATACAACCGGAAATTTTTCACCTCCTTTAAACTTGAACGAACCAATAGCGTGGCAAGGTTCATTGAAAGGGAAAGCTGCATTCCCATTCCCTACAATGCGCCGGGGGTTGGACCCAATGCCCTGCGTCACGGATCCGGGGTTCATTCCGACGGCGACAAAAAAGGTAAGGCCATTGGGGAAAATATTTATCTGCCCTGTTCTCCTGAAGATATCGGTTGGACCGGTAACACCCACCAGATCACCAAGCTGACCGGCGTAAGCGGCGTTACTGCCAGACTTGATGAGCTGGGATTTGAATTTGAAAAAAGTTTTGTCCGGGAACATGTCATGCCCGTGATCAAGTCCCGGGATATTACATATGGGGATAAGGAACTGCGTATGATCGGGGACGATTTCAGATACACAGGCAAAGACCATATCGAGTTTGTGGACTACGCGTTCAATAAATTTGCCAACTCCACTGTCCGTCAGGCCCAGGTGGTACTGGTGGTTGACGGTGAAAAAAAGATCGGCGAGGCTTTCATGGGTAAAAATGGCCCGATCAATGCGGTATTCAGTGCCATTGATGATGTCCTGGGTCTTGGTGAAAGAAAACCCAAACTCGTGGTTTACGAGCCCAGCAATCGCGGACGCACACACTCTTCAACAGCGGAGGCGTTGGTAGTGCTAACCGGCAACGGCCATGAGCTCAGTTATAATCTGGCAGCGCCGGTCTGGTTGGGTCGGGCCGAAGATGATGATACCATCGCAGCCTCTGCCAAATCCTATGTACAGGCGTTGAGCCGGTTTATGACGGACATGAAAGAAAAAAACGAAATGAATGAAAATTAGCAGGTGATTGAAACCGGTATTTTGTGCTAAATGGAGAACGTATCATTTCGGTTCCAAAGGTAGTGAGGCCCGGGAGCACAAAAAACCAAGGATAAATCCATGACATTTAAACCATCCATAGCGTTTAAAGCCAAGGCCAAAGCCGGCGAGGCGATGATCGAGGCCTTTCTTAACAAAAACGGAAAGCGGCTGGGGGTGAATCTTCTTACCCACCAGGGACCGCCACGTATGGAGTGGGCGAATATCGGATCGGATAAAAAAGAGACGCTGGTCCTGATTCACGGCTTTGGGGACAGAAAAGAAAGCTTTTATTTTGTTGCAAAATATTTAAAAGAAAAGCTGGATCTTGTGATACCGGATTTGCCGGGGTTTGGCAAATCCGGTATGGATCCGAACCTGGTTTATAGTTTGGATAATTACGTTGATTGGCTGGACCGGTTTATTCAACAAACCGGCCTGGACTCATTTCATCTTGCCGGCTCTTCCATGGGCGGGGCCATT
This window of the uncultured Desulfobacter sp. genome carries:
- a CDS encoding sigma 54-interacting transcriptional regulator → MLIHEHEMDAFWEKIVNTINDGLMFIGPDGTIQMVNKAFENLTGYTSTQAVGMSCRMLECDACEQTLTPIDKSVWCRLFAPQEAEMQKCRCLIKRKDGSYLPVLKNAAAFRDEHHNVVGVVETLTDISELERLDKQVNMLARQRSHDNDFFGMTGKSQQMEIVFDMIRKASNAKAPVIILGESGSGKELVADAIHLNGARKQAPFIRLNCAALNPAVLESEMFGHVKGAFTGAHSNRIGRFEAAHQGSFFLDEIGDMPMPLQTKLLRVLESGRFERVGDIAPVRVDVRIITATNKNLEVLIENNEFRQDLFYRINVIPIYLPPLRQRREDIPLLVNTFIRQCNQSTGKTISGVSRDVMDLFMAYQWPGNIRELKNAMDYAFVTADGPIIQLDHIPKRIGNDAEQSTRPENEERPDNTTDEKQQLINALIKANGNQTRAAKLLNVNRVTVWNRMKKYQIDLQKTLAYK
- the hybA gene encoding hydrogenase 2 operon protein HybA produces the protein MQLSRRHFFKIMGAATATATVAPATADAWQSKAPPDPFGCLVDLTRCVGCRKCEEACAEVNHLPTPERAACQCTVFEKKRRPDDKAYTVVNRYFPGTVDENDAPVPTFAKVQCMHCQDPACVSACIVGALTKDETGAVRYNVDKCIGCRYCMVACPFEIPAYEYFDPVTPRVMKCTFCYDRISEAGGLPGCATICPTEALTFGKRQTLLNVAKKRLAQNPGKYIDHIYGEKEAGGTSWLYISAVPFETVNLPELPDKPMPKLSETIQHSLFSYLWSPIALFSLLGAIMFGTHKAEKTKETPSQKGGHDA
- the hybB gene encoding NrfD/PsrC family molybdoenzyme membrane anchor subunit — encoded protein: MMHKSMALRKPFWTPGVLVMVVFMIAGALTIVARFTGGIGYVANLSTARPWGLWVGVDVATGVALAAGGFTTAAVAHIFGRQAYEPVTRPALLTAVLGYTFVVLGLIVDIGRSWAIWKPMFNWNTNSVLFEVAMCVMCYLNVLYLEFFPIVAEQFKGNVNLPGPLALLNGMVDGILHIGDAIIDKIMWALIILGVVLSCMHQSSLGSLMLIAPTKLHPLWYTPILPLLFLTSAFAVGYPMVVFETTIATSSFNLDSEMNILTPLTRITIFLLGLYMALKIGDMAVRGTWIYLLDGTAQSNAFVVELVLGVILPWLMLLSPRVRASRKGLFTAATLIVAGVVLNRINVFIVGFKPPLSDPGYFPSMGEMMVTFGLIATLMFIYRIAVTYLPVLQGSQEVPR
- a CDS encoding tetrathionate reductase family octaheme c-type cytochrome, giving the protein MAGVIFIAASPCQAVNTWTAPDQEAAKERAKETVPFVSEYKDEGHTERKMRLLNQGLSLSDIHDVYFLLDSPIIKKREDHYGPVRFAHKRHAALIQDCTRCHHYRPKDDEALETTRCSACHQDAFNREHPERIGLKAAYHQQCMECHKAEAKGPTTCTGCHLKNVPDHTKLVNLPDNADPFQVTAECLRCHEIQGKDMIKTAHWLWKGPSPYTTGHSKEILHGKAATALNNYCINVISNEPRCTSCHAGFGWKDASFDFTDMSKIDCLVCHDTTGTYKKEPTAAGMPATDVDLKMVAQKVGHSSRATCGACHFNGGGGDAIKHADMSRQLLTPERSCDVHMGGYDFACTECHKTRNHRIAGRSTSVPVAEGKVSCQDCHGDNPHYSGGLLDHHLDNHCKTLECNVCHSPVFAKCKPTKTYWDWSQAGDKDRKPQMDKYGKPDYNWKKGFFKWEESAVPDYRWYSGYMHRVLLGDKVDTHAEVINLTTPVGSIKDPSSKITPFKIMKGIQAVDADHDTVLVPHLFPRNKEDKTAFWKNRDWDKAFKEGMSVAGLPYSGSYKWKKTWMYWRLEHEVMPADMALSCAQCHESLKGETTCNRCHQDNRNVDFKKIAHKGTDFSYMKSKGRDVEHLINKTDYINFKSLGYKGDPIIHGGRFKQLPMGYGTAP
- a CDS encoding Na/Pi cotransporter family protein — translated: MDILKILIETLGGLGLFILGMKTMTDGLQATAGQKIRRILEAISSNRIMGCLTGAGVTAMVQSSSATTVMLIGFVSAGIMSIEQAVGVVIGANIGTTITGQMIAFKLTEAALPAVALGVGLKYFSKKRTYRYIGDIILGFGILFYGMAVMKQGLTPIKSDPQFISFFTTFSTETLGGILLCVSMGTILTIMVQSSSATVGLTMALATSGLMTFPTAMALVLGENVGTTVTAQLATLGSKNPDAHRTANAHTIFNVVGVGIILLIFPFFITAVETVTLKLGAGPLDTVVNNEYINCARYLANGHTIFNVINALVFLFLLPRLVQLTMLISPRPQKSRERYQLPQFDASFIDSPIAALAQVKGEIINNAQFVLISLKKTASCIKKRDDDILGEREVVEAHLDETQKIIIKYLTTIYQGDVNEPEAKEISEMMRITNNIERIGDSMENVSKTVERIYNSEIEFSDQAKSDLAKIADKAVVFLQLVVDQMQEKTEGFYKKALNMEDTIDQMREEMRSQHIERLRAGNCSVDAGVLFIALLSNFEKMGDYCYNIATGVNRII
- a CDS encoding alpha-isopropylmalate synthase regulatory domain-containing protein yields the protein MAIKQNESGTWVLEQTQIPDEARQEVEIFDTTLRDGEQGGVTFKGDSKFKIARFLADTGVSTIEVGFPSSTPLEFDTVKHIADTVEGPNICGLTTMDLENIKRTWQALENNPNPTIHVFTLNIDEASIRAYKADPSEQIEKASRAVAYAKELMGGKGRVEFSAQNTILALSQSLNPEYNFLQEYISKIYGHAIKAGADVINIPHTVAKGIEIEIQEAIRYFKTLVKGTDDVILSFHAHNDYGVSVADTLAAVKEGIRQVEGTWYSLGERAGNTPLEQVIMNLSLKPAYNRKFFTSFKLERTNSVARFIERESCIPIPYNAPGVGPNALRHGSGVHSDGDKKGKAIGENIYLPCSPEDIGWTGNTHQITKLTGVSGVTARLDELGFEFEKSFVREHVMPVIKSRDITYGDKELRMIGDDFRYTGKDHIEFVDYAFNKFANSTVRQAQVVLVVDGEKKIGEAFMGKNGPINAVFSAIDDVLGLGERKPKLVVYEPSNRGRTHSSTAEALVVLTGNGHELSYNLAAPVWLGRAEDDDTIAASAKSYVQALSRFMTDMKEKNEMNEN